A region from the Medicago truncatula cultivar Jemalong A17 chromosome 6, MtrunA17r5.0-ANR, whole genome shotgun sequence genome encodes:
- the LOC11432639 gene encoding F-box/LRR-repeat protein At1g55660: MKRKRQKKSDRISELPDHVLLHIIEFMNIKQSVQTCVLSKRWKSLWKSLANLTLHHSEKQKSYICKWFVSQLLARRDNSLPLHSLSYEYDNAADCNKTTLLEVMEYAASHNVQQLTVIVKLWTIKDLEFPPSIFNSHSLTFLKLDFYYPSAYGCGKMFPKSLNLPALKTLYLSGLTFTTSNNGCVEPFSTCNMLSTLVIVEWYLQDDAHTLSVSNSNVSSLTIGSAHLCKQAGNFKVVLCTPKLTSLTIIRHPIFSAPSACNLPFLEEVNINYSQFNYRNDHLIPVSWLQLLANVKILTLGFTTLAKMLMVLRNNDSMRNQLPCFVRLKSFKLDVSDVTISNERIIEMVAYLLQDSPPLVAIDIIRNADLITFRFEAANMMDRAIHLEDNGGGGSHVDYN, from the exons ATGAAGAGGAAAAGACAAAAGAAAAGTGATAGAATTAGTGAACTGCCTGACCATGTCCTTCTGcatataattgaatttatgaATATAAAGCAATCTGTTCAGACTTGTGTTTTGTCTAAACGATGGAAGAGCCTTTGGAAAAGTCTCGCTAATCTCACGTTGCATCACTCCGAGAAGCAGAAGAGTTATATCTGCAAATGGTTTGTATCCCAACTTTTGGCTAGGCGTGACAACTCTCTTCCTCTTCATAGCTTAAGTTATGAGTATGATAATGCCGCAGATTGCAACAAAACCACACTCTTAGAGGTCATGGAATATGCTGCGTCACATAATGTGCAACAACTCACGGTCATTGTTAAGTTATGGACAataaaagatcttgaatttcccCCTTCCATTTTTAATTCTCATTCTTTGACATTTCTTAAGCTTGACTTTTATTATCCATCTGCATATGGCTGTGGTAAGATGTTTCCAAAATCTTTGAACTTGCCGGCATTGAAAACCTTGTATCTTAGTGGTCTTACTTTCACTACAAGTAACAATGGCTGTGTTGAGCCCTTTTCAACATGTAACATGTTGAGTACTTTGGTCATTGTGGAGTGGTATTTACAGGATGATGCACATACCCTTTCCGTGTCAAATTCTAACGTTTCTAGTCTGACCATAGGTAGTGCCCACTTGTGTAAACAAGCTGGCAATTTCAAAGTTGTGCTTTGTACTCCAAAACTTACGTCTCTCACTATCATTCGCCATCCTATTTTCTCAGCCCCCTCTGCATGCAATTTACCTTTTCTTGAAGAAGTGAATATTAATTACTCTCAGTTTAATTATCGGAATGATCATTTAATCCCAGTTAGTTGGTTGCAATTGCTGGCTAATGTCAAAATATTGACTCTCGGATTCACAACCCTTGCGAAGATGCTTATG GTTCTAAGAAATAATGATTCAATGAGAAATCAGCTTCCTTGCTTTGTTAGATTGAAGTCATTCAAACTGGATGTGAGCGATGTAACAATATCTAACGAGAGGATAATAGAAATGGTAGCATATCTACTTCAAGACTCTCCACCACTTGTTGCAATTGACATCATTCGGAATGCAGACTTAATAACTTTTAG GTTTGAAGCAGCAAATATGATGGATAGAGCAATACATCTTGAGGACAATGGCGGTGGTGGCAGTCATGTCGACTACAACTAG